In a genomic window of Corynebacterium coyleae:
- a CDS encoding MFS transporter translates to MPAPRSNKPTQSSIDPGAQANLVVGIVFLAFMGQMILNPIIAPLSRQMGLREWHIGATISLAAIVLASLSAYWGRASQRVGAKRVLAAGLVIAIIALSAFGIVSYLGMNQVVGGVGLVFGVVITRGLLYGGGISAIAPTAQAHLVTHAASENGRVKALGMIGAAQGMASIVGGVTGGVLAAAGGLLLPLVVMPVVMVIGLVVLLVSFAPQSRGQLFAKPQRIRFTDPRVAPWLATGLVMFLVFSSVATIFGFTVQDRFALSATATAGISAIYLTIMGVTMIIAQAVIAPKTGWGAAKLLRTGLAITLVATVLIWPTSSHALLVVGCIVLGVGMGLAMPGYNTGPTLKMSVDEQGAVAGIINANNGLAYAIAPLASTALYGWNPLAPFAVCIALIAVVVIYAHTAPALRQ, encoded by the coding sequence ATGCCCGCCCCTCGTAGTAATAAGCCGACACAGAGCTCTATTGATCCAGGAGCGCAAGCGAACCTGGTAGTGGGAATCGTTTTTCTCGCCTTTATGGGGCAAATGATTCTCAATCCGATCATCGCGCCACTGTCACGACAGATGGGATTGCGGGAATGGCATATTGGCGCCACTATCTCTTTGGCAGCGATTGTACTAGCGAGCTTGAGTGCTTATTGGGGGCGAGCTTCCCAACGTGTCGGCGCTAAACGTGTACTCGCGGCCGGGCTTGTGATCGCGATCATCGCTTTGAGCGCCTTCGGTATTGTCTCCTACCTGGGGATGAACCAGGTAGTTGGCGGTGTCGGACTAGTTTTTGGTGTTGTGATCACTCGTGGTTTGCTCTATGGTGGAGGGATTTCAGCGATCGCCCCGACCGCGCAAGCCCACCTGGTCACGCATGCTGCCAGCGAGAACGGGCGGGTAAAAGCACTGGGCATGATTGGAGCGGCTCAAGGGATGGCCTCCATTGTTGGAGGTGTTACTGGAGGTGTGTTAGCCGCTGCTGGTGGCCTGCTCTTGCCCTTGGTGGTCATGCCCGTTGTGATGGTGATTGGTCTGGTTGTTCTCTTGGTGAGTTTCGCACCTCAAAGCCGAGGGCAACTTTTTGCAAAGCCTCAACGGATTCGCTTCACTGATCCGCGTGTAGCTCCCTGGCTAGCAACTGGTCTGGTGATGTTTCTTGTGTTTTCTTCTGTTGCTACGATTTTTGGATTCACTGTCCAAGACCGCTTCGCCCTGTCGGCAACTGCGACCGCAGGTATTTCCGCGATTTACCTGACCATCATGGGCGTGACCATGATCATTGCCCAAGCGGTGATTGCTCCAAAGACAGGGTGGGGAGCAGCGAAGCTTTTACGTACTGGTCTGGCCATTACACTAGTTGCAACTGTGCTCATTTGGCCTACCTCCTCGCACGCTTTACTGGTTGTCGGGTGTATCGTGCTGGGGGTAGGTATGGGACTGGCGATGCCCGGGTACAACACTGGCCCAACCTTGAAGATGAGTGTAGATGAGCAAGGCGCAGTGGCTGGCATCATCAACGCTAATAATGGGTTGGCGTACGCGATTGCCCCGCTGGCTTCGACCGCCCTTTACGGGTGGAACCCGCTGGCACCCTTCGCCGTCTGTATCGCCTTGATTGCAGTGGTCGTCATCTACGCCCACACCGCACCCGCACTACGCCAATAA
- a CDS encoding GNAT family N-acetyltransferase: protein MPDAFALHTPRLELSVPTHADIDAIFAIHSDPRTYEHRPELTMKTRDEAVELARSWQNNWADQQLGYYTVRTLDRATIGFTGVRHSEEADEEVLNLYYRFAPESQGQGYAKEAAAAAIASARERFPTFPIVAIIDPVNEASIGLAVRLGLAHVPGAGVPGDYEVYRLS from the coding sequence ATGCCTGATGCGTTTGCCCTGCACACCCCGCGGCTTGAGTTGTCGGTGCCTACACATGCGGATATCGATGCCATCTTTGCGATTCACTCAGATCCCCGCACCTACGAGCACCGCCCCGAGCTGACAATGAAGACCCGCGATGAGGCTGTCGAGCTTGCGCGCTCGTGGCAGAACAATTGGGCCGATCAGCAGTTGGGCTACTACACGGTACGCACCCTCGACCGCGCGACCATCGGCTTTACCGGGGTACGACACAGCGAGGAAGCCGACGAAGAAGTCCTGAACCTCTACTACCGGTTCGCACCCGAATCGCAAGGCCAGGGCTACGCCAAGGAAGCCGCAGCCGCCGCGATTGCGAGCGCCCGCGAGCGCTTCCCGACGTTCCCCATCGTTGCCATCATCGACCCTGTGAATGAGGCGTCGATTGGCCTAGCTGTGAGGCTCGGACTTGCGCATGTTCCCGGAGCGGGCGTTCCCGGCGACTACGAGGTGTACCGGCTTTCCTAG
- a CDS encoding class I SAM-dependent methyltransferase, which yields MHAETNSPRSETASWFADNQANWDSRAHTHMFSNYGGKDALIADKAAISDVLAVDIDRFGDLTGKSVCHLQCHVGTDTIGFARRGAFRVIGVDLSAESLKYAREFAAQADADVEFIQSNVYDAREAVDGEFDLVYTSAGVLCWLPQVRRWAEVVAKLLAPGGMFFIRDDHPMFMTIGEDVSQGLRIEQPYFEMPDPLTWEDEESYVTTPGAPKLASPRNHQWNHSLGEIVTALIDAGLTVTALEETPYSAWCPWPELMVEDSRGFILRDNPERLPLQFAITATKP from the coding sequence ATGCACGCGGAGACTAACTCACCGCGGTCCGAGACCGCTTCCTGGTTCGCGGATAACCAAGCCAACTGGGATTCACGGGCCCACACCCACATGTTCAGCAACTACGGCGGTAAAGATGCGTTGATCGCGGACAAGGCAGCTATTAGCGATGTCCTCGCGGTGGACATTGACCGCTTCGGCGACCTCACCGGGAAGTCCGTGTGTCACCTGCAATGCCACGTGGGCACCGACACCATCGGATTTGCCCGCCGCGGAGCCTTCCGAGTCATCGGCGTGGATCTCTCTGCGGAGTCACTCAAATACGCCCGCGAATTCGCCGCCCAAGCCGACGCGGACGTGGAGTTTATCCAGAGCAACGTCTATGACGCTCGAGAAGCGGTCGACGGCGAATTCGATCTCGTCTACACCTCCGCAGGTGTGCTGTGCTGGCTTCCGCAGGTGCGTCGATGGGCGGAGGTCGTCGCAAAGCTGCTCGCTCCCGGCGGCATGTTTTTCATCCGCGACGACCACCCCATGTTCATGACAATCGGAGAGGACGTTTCCCAAGGTCTGCGCATTGAGCAGCCGTATTTTGAAATGCCTGATCCGCTCACCTGGGAGGACGAGGAAAGCTACGTCACCACTCCAGGAGCGCCAAAACTTGCTAGCCCACGCAACCATCAGTGGAACCACTCTCTCGGCGAAATTGTTACTGCGCTCATCGACGCGGGGCTGACCGTCACCGCTCTTGAGGAAACTCCGTACTCCGCGTGGTGCCCGTGGCCGGAGCTGATGGTCGAAGACTCCCGCGGTTTCATCCTCCGCGATAATCCCGAGCGCCTACCACTCCAATTCGCCATTACCGCAACAAAGCCCTAA
- a CDS encoding ImmA/IrrE family metallo-endopeptidase, with protein MTVRIDIAAPTLRWALQRTGVTVEELAQKSDFRLVRQWLEGEVSPTLRQAQHLASLACIPFGYLLLDDPTDDQPDFPDFRTVDSKKVTEFSPELKETIYACERRLGWYAEFARAEGIEPPCFGGEWTLRDNPDDAVRALLPQLADAGWKPGRAATGRENVLELAEAIEHCGVLVMRNSVLGNNNHRKLDIDEFRAFTLLDGAYPLIFINGSDYKVGQYFSLAHELGHVLLAAEGLTGAMNDHHDVERWCNRFAAALLLPQHALLQEWDRNPDLKHITEWAYDAYRVSADTTLWSLVGQRRLGKPQVQEFLRQRPSTPTPPIVSGGGDFFVTLKSRLGGRFLDTVTGEYADGAISQEEASRQLGIAKTATLKNAVTRMQEVA; from the coding sequence ATGACTGTTCGAATCGACATTGCAGCACCGACGTTGCGTTGGGCCCTACAGCGGACCGGCGTCACGGTTGAAGAACTTGCCCAAAAAAGCGATTTTCGGTTGGTCCGGCAATGGCTGGAAGGGGAGGTATCCCCGACGTTGCGTCAGGCCCAGCACTTGGCATCGCTTGCTTGTATCCCGTTTGGATACTTGCTTCTCGACGACCCCACGGATGACCAACCGGATTTTCCAGATTTCCGCACCGTAGACAGTAAGAAAGTAACCGAGTTCAGCCCGGAATTGAAGGAAACGATTTACGCCTGTGAGCGGCGTTTGGGTTGGTACGCCGAATTTGCTCGTGCAGAAGGCATTGAGCCCCCATGCTTCGGTGGCGAATGGACATTACGTGATAACCCGGACGATGCCGTGCGTGCATTACTTCCTCAGCTCGCCGATGCTGGATGGAAGCCAGGCAGGGCGGCTACTGGTCGAGAGAATGTGCTGGAATTAGCGGAGGCAATTGAGCACTGCGGTGTCTTGGTGATGCGAAACTCCGTACTTGGAAATAACAACCACCGCAAACTCGACATCGACGAGTTTCGTGCTTTCACACTGCTCGATGGTGCTTACCCCTTGATCTTCATCAACGGCAGTGATTACAAAGTTGGGCAGTACTTTAGCCTTGCTCACGAGCTAGGCCACGTGCTACTCGCTGCAGAAGGGCTCACTGGAGCCATGAACGATCATCACGATGTAGAGCGATGGTGTAACAGGTTTGCAGCTGCCCTGCTTCTGCCGCAGCATGCGTTGTTGCAGGAATGGGACAGAAATCCCGATCTGAAACACATCACTGAATGGGCATACGATGCGTACCGGGTAAGCGCGGATACGACACTGTGGTCCCTTGTGGGGCAGCGCCGCCTTGGCAAACCACAAGTGCAGGAATTCCTTCGGCAACGTCCCTCGACCCCTACGCCTCCGATTGTTAGTGGAGGCGGTGACTTCTTCGTCACGTTGAAGTCTCGGCTGGGTGGCCGGTTCTTGGACACAGTAACCGGCGAATATGCAGATGGCGCAATTTCTCAAGAGGAAGCTTCGCGCCAACTGGGCATTGCAAAGACTGCGACGCTGAAGAATGCGGTTACTCGTATGCAGGAGGTCGCATAG
- a CDS encoding TetR/AcrR family transcriptional regulator yields the protein MNTVLTGRRAGLSRELIVKQAVQLSAISGVEGWSVRDIARELGVVPSVIYHYFPNKEAICDAVVDRVCVGIEVPDPDLEWKAWFRAMAHNLRPALLAYPGITDRFARGKFTEQFLPMIDGAWAKLQEAGFGDNSPVAYTIIANSIIHTIGARNLRASNQIQPRHNLHEMLVRLEPMMAQSVGLTSIVNSYLEPLSHPDEEEAMSEEYYDLVIDVILDGIEHTLLP from the coding sequence ATGAACACTGTGCTAACGGGGCGAAGGGCTGGGCTATCACGCGAGCTGATTGTCAAACAAGCTGTACAGTTAAGCGCGATCAGTGGCGTTGAGGGATGGTCAGTACGGGACATTGCCCGTGAACTGGGCGTGGTTCCCTCAGTGATTTATCATTATTTTCCAAACAAGGAAGCCATTTGTGATGCTGTTGTAGACCGGGTATGTGTCGGGATTGAAGTTCCCGACCCGGACCTTGAATGGAAAGCCTGGTTTCGAGCTATGGCTCACAATCTACGCCCCGCATTGTTAGCATATCCGGGGATTACCGACAGGTTCGCGCGGGGCAAGTTCACCGAACAGTTTTTGCCGATGATCGATGGAGCCTGGGCCAAACTACAAGAAGCTGGGTTTGGTGACAATTCGCCTGTGGCCTACACAATTATCGCGAACTCGATCATCCACACGATCGGAGCGAGAAACCTGCGCGCATCCAATCAAATCCAGCCTCGCCACAACCTGCACGAAATGCTTGTCAGGCTTGAGCCTATGATGGCTCAATCTGTTGGACTGACCAGTATTGTCAACTCTTACCTGGAGCCTCTCTCACACCCTGATGAAGAAGAAGCGATGTCCGAGGAATACTACGACCTCGTCATCGATGTGATCCTAGACGGCATCGAACACACCCTGCTGCCTTAA
- a CDS encoding type II toxin-antitoxin system VapC family toxin has translation MYLIDTNIVIGAFNHRPRDIFESYDESEDMVVEDLEFGDRKFKID, from the coding sequence GTGTACCTCATCGATACGAATATCGTGATCGGTGCGTTCAATCACCGTCCGCGAGACATTTTTGAATCGTACGACGAGTCCGAAGACATGGTTGTTGAAGACCTTGAGTTCGGCGACCGCAAGTTCAAGATCGACTAG
- a CDS encoding HAD family hydrolase, whose translation MSEQREFLAQWSVSQGNLRRFLEDLLQQHDLKQCTAYSDSINDLPMLEMVGSPVAVNPDRALRRHAKAQGWAVRDYRPVRRAVRLSTLPVLSAAGEFSLWRLWNKRQERTHHA comes from the coding sequence ATGTCAGAACAGCGGGAATTCCTTGCACAATGGTCAGTCTCTCAAGGAAACCTCCGCCGCTTCCTTGAGGACCTACTGCAGCAACACGATCTCAAGCAGTGCACCGCCTACTCCGACAGCATCAACGACCTCCCCATGCTTGAGATGGTCGGCTCCCCCGTTGCCGTCAATCCGGACCGTGCGCTGCGCCGCCACGCGAAAGCCCAAGGCTGGGCCGTCCGCGACTACCGTCCGGTGCGCCGCGCCGTACGCCTGTCCACCCTGCCGGTACTGAGTGCCGCGGGTGAGTTCTCTTTGTGGCGGTTGTGGAACAAGCGGCAGGAAAGGACTCACCATGCCTGA
- a CDS encoding ATP-binding protein: MTQPQPASASARFLDESILPVFTDLRMTAFGRTVIDIAADPIFDSWSFSDKVLYALDKEVAAKRERRVNKLLKASRSPNLDACIEDITYAPGRNLNKEQITRLAHCQWCQKAQSIVILGKSSVGKTYLAQALLTAACRNDYSARFFRTDTLANQLMVLRHDDTARMEFLQDLHLADVLVLDDFLTTPIDAATAHQLLNILAEREHRGSTIVTSQFTPDEWHKSIPDAVIAESILNRLVVGAEIITLEGPNMRLEANTQ; this comes from the coding sequence ATGACACAGCCACAACCAGCATCAGCATCAGCGCGCTTTCTTGATGAATCGATCCTGCCTGTCTTTACCGATCTACGTATGACGGCTTTTGGCCGAACCGTGATTGATATTGCAGCAGATCCCATCTTCGACTCGTGGAGCTTTTCTGACAAAGTGCTCTACGCGCTCGATAAAGAAGTCGCGGCCAAGCGTGAACGACGAGTCAACAAATTACTCAAAGCATCCCGATCGCCAAATCTCGATGCGTGTATCGAAGACATCACCTACGCACCCGGCCGCAACCTCAACAAAGAGCAAATCACCAGACTCGCTCACTGCCAATGGTGTCAAAAAGCGCAAAGCATTGTCATCCTCGGCAAATCATCCGTCGGCAAAACATACCTGGCCCAAGCACTCCTTACCGCTGCGTGCAGAAACGACTACTCTGCCCGTTTCTTCCGCACAGACACCCTGGCCAACCAGCTAATGGTGCTACGCCATGATGACACAGCACGCATGGAGTTTCTTCAAGACTTACACCTGGCAGACGTACTCGTGCTTGATGACTTCTTAACAACGCCGATTGATGCTGCCACAGCACACCAGCTGCTCAACATTCTTGCTGAGCGTGAACACCGGGGATCAACCATTGTCACCTCCCAGTTCACACCCGATGAGTGGCACAAGTCCATCCCGGATGCTGTCATCGCCGAGTCGATACTGAATCGGCTTGTCGTTGGCGCTGAGATCATCACACTCGAAGGACCAAACATGCGCCTCGAAGCCAATACGCAGTAG